In Toxoplasma gondii ME49 chromosome VIII, whole genome shotgun sequence, a single genomic region encodes these proteins:
- a CDS encoding hypothetical protein (encoded by transcript TGME49_229760) — MQRESREEFESREQRVRHTARWCRISATRTLFSDERKFEEAFSSERLLYVSLGSHPESRASTSRPLLLEPLHGPSLSGDTGRESLRTVKNRSRKTKEKTSATHFPLPLPPLNHFLLCSLLFFPSSPSLPPFLSFLSPLLASPLESLAPSRCFGPVPVPLFRRSFPQPSLFLSFSSIGREKSFSSRLQSFASSLLCSGSC, encoded by the coding sequence atgcagcgggaGAGTCGAGAGGAGTTCGAGAGCCGGGAACAGCGAGTGCGACACACAGCTCGCTGGTGCCGGATTTCGGCAACGCGGACGCTTTTCTCCGATGAAAGAAAATTTGAAGAAGCCTTCTCCAGCGAGAGACTTCTCTACGTCAGCCTCGGCAGCCATCCGGAATCGCGAGCTTCTACCAGTCGGCCTCTTTTGCTTGAGCCTCTCCACGGACCTTCTTTGTCTGGGGACACTGGAAGAGAGAGTTTGAGGACGGTGAAAAACCGTtcaaggaaaacgaaagaaaagacatcTGCCACGCACTTTCCTCTCCCGCTCCCCCCCCTCAACCATTTTCTcctttgctctcttcttttctttccttcttctccttctctccccccttttttgtcgttcctctctcctctcttggcTTCTCCTCTGGAGTCGCTCGCGccctctcgctgtttcgGCCCCGTCCCGGtgcctctttttcgtcgGTCGTTTCCCCAACcttccttgtttctttcgttttcttccatcggcagagagaagtctTTTTCATCACGTCTCCAgtcctttgcttcttcccttctctgctctgGTTCATGTTAA